A single Cannabis sativa cultivar Pink pepper isolate KNU-18-1 chromosome 7, ASM2916894v1, whole genome shotgun sequence DNA region contains:
- the LOC115697001 gene encoding eukaryotic translation initiation factor 3 subunit D, whose translation MVDGGFEVGVVPFNPDGWGPMEATSTSAASSNLPLNVPFAPFSRSDKIGRIADWTRNFNNQSRPKNQPSDSAFDFSNDDSFPGYADDDASFRLVDGKPPPRPKFGPKWRYQQQRQLPQRRDEEVEARKREAEKERARRDRHYNNNRSNVNQFRREAAVFKSSVDIQPEWNMLEQIPFSTFSKLSFTVPEPEDLLLCGGLEFYDRSFDRTAPKNERRLERFKNRNFFKVTTTDDPIIRRLANEDKATVFATDTILSSLMCAPRSVYSWDIVIQRVGNKLFFDKRDGSQLDLLSVHETSQEPLPEAKDDINSAYSLSVEAAYINQNFSQQVLVRDGNKVTFDEPNPFANEGEEVASVAYRYRRWKLDENMHLVARCEVQSVVEVNKQRSFLTLNALNEFDHKYSGDWRQKLESQRGAVLATELKNNANKLAKWTAQALLASADLMKLGYVSRVHPRDHFNHVILAVVGYKPKEFAAQINLNTSNMWGIVKSIVDLCMKLKEGKYVLVKDPSKPQVRIYEVPTDAFENDYVEEPLPEDEQVQPLAENADVVEAATDAAVDVEDKPVEAEA comes from the coding sequence ATGGTTGACGGCGGATTCGAGGTGGGAGTGGTTCCTTTCAACCCAGATGGCTGGGGTCCCATGGAAGCAACCTCCACATCTGCCGCCTCCTCTAACCTCCCTCTCAACGTTCCTTTTGCCCCATTCTCTCGCTCTGACAAAATCGGCCGAATCGCCGATTGGACCAGAAACTTCAACAACCAGTCCAGGCCCAAGAATCAACCCTCCGATTCAGCCTTTGATTTCTCTAACGACGATTCCTTCCCCGGTTACGCCGACGACGACGCTTCCTTCAGATTGGTCGACGGGAAGCCTCCTCCGCGCCCCAAATTCGGACCCAAGTGGAGGTACCAGCAGCAACGGCAGCTCCCTCAGCGACGCGACGAGGAGGTCGAGGCACGGAAGAGAGAGGCCGAGAAGGAGCGTGCACGCCGTGACCGTCACTACAACAATAACAGGTCCAATGTCAACCAGTTTAGGCGTGAGGCGGCTGTGTTCAAATCGTCTGTGGATATTCAGCCGGAGTGGAATATGCTCGAGCAGATTCCCTTCTCAACTTTCTCCAAGCTCTCCTTCACTGTTCCCGAGCCAGAGGACCTTCTTCTCTGTGGCGGCCTAGAATTCTATGACCGGTCGTTCGATCGTACTGCTCCGAAGAACGAGCGCCGTCTTGAGAGGTTCAAGAACAGGAATTTCTTCAAAGTCACAACCACTGATGACCCAATTATCCGAAGGCTTGCTAATGAAGATAAAGCCACAGTCTTTGCTACTGACACTATTCTGTCCTCTCTTATGTGCGCGCCCAGGTCTGTGTATTCATGGGATATTGTGATCCAGCGAGTTGGGAACAAGTTATTCTTCGATAAAAGAGATGGGTCGCAGCTTGATTTGCTTTCTGTTCACGAGACCTCTCAGGAGCCTTTGCCCGAGGCTAAGGATGATATCAATTCTGCCTATTCTTTGAGTGTTGAGGCTGCTTATATCAACCAGAATTTCTCTCAGCAAGTCTTGGTTAGGGACGGTAATAAGGTCACCTTTGATGAGCCTAATCCTTTTGCTAATGAAGGAGAGGAGGTAGCTTCGGTGGCTTACAGATACAGAAGGTGGAAGCTTGATGAGAACATGCATCTTGTTGCTCGATGCGAGGTTCAGAGTGTTGTTGAGGTCAACAAGCAGAGATCTTTCCTCACCTTGAATGCTCTTAATGAATTCGATCACAAGTACTCTGGTGATTGGAGGCAGAAGTTGGAGAGTCAGAGGGGTGCGGTTTTGGCTACTGAGCTTAAGAACAACGCTAATAAGTTAGCTAAATGGACTGCACAAGCCCTTCTGGCCAGTGCAGATTTGATGAAGTTGGGATATGTTTCGAGGGTGCATCCTCGTGATCATTTCAATCATGTCATTTTGGCTGTTGTTGGATACAAACCGAAAGAGTTTGCAGCTCAGATCAATCTCAACACTTCAAACATGTGGGGCATTGTGAAATCTATTGTGGATTTGTGTATGAAGTTGAAAGAGGGCAAGTATGTTCTCGTGAAGGATCCTTCTAAACCTCAAGTTAGAATTTATGAAGTGCCTACTGATGCTTTTGAGAATGATTACGTTGAAGAACCACTGCCCGAGGACGAGCAAGTACAGCCCCTTGCTGAAAATGCTGATGTTGTTGAGGCTGCAACTGATGCTGCAGTTGATGTGGAAGATAAGCCAGTTGAAGCTGAAGCTTGA
- the LOC115697063 gene encoding uncharacterized protein LOC115697063 has product MAGGNFMHRVVSYLVNEVLVNSLANSPAFQRFAVRTSRRIEDVSSLAQKKRQELAEQMKDLSKNFESNKH; this is encoded by the exons ATGGCGGGTGGAAATTTTATGCACAGAGTTGTTTCTTACCTCGTTAATGAGGTTCTTGTTAACAGCCTTGCCAACAG CCCTGCATTCCAAAGATTTGCTGTGAGGACATCAAGGAGAATTGAAGACGTGTCAAGTTTGG CTCAAAAGAAAAGGCAAGAACTTGCTGAACAAATGAAGGACCTATCAAAGAACTTTGAG TCAAACAAGCATTAA
- the LOC115698004 gene encoding B3 domain-containing transcription factor VRN1 isoform X2: MASFKFVRVVGSENSKMQLALPIKFVKLYGDSLASFASLVLPCGHTWKIGLVRRDNKIFLQKEWPKFVQHYGIIKINSHLLIFDYRGNSKFDVSITDETSCEIDYTHFPFHSDGKKIDKAPVIRLTSSEECSSNSDSDSVSNSVYEETKDDTLKKMKQGKRRRHEGPYNKYTY; the protein is encoded by the exons ATGGCTAGCTTTAAGTTTGTCAGGGTTGTTGGGAGTGAAAACTCAAAGATGCAACTG GCTCTTCCAATCAAGTTTGTAAAATTGTATGGAGATTCATTGGCCAGTTTTGCATCCCTTGTTCTTCCATGTGGCCATACATGGAAGATTGGTTTGGTTAGACGTGATAAcaagatatttttacaaaaagagTGGCCAAAATTTGTTCAACATTATgggataattaaaattaatagtcATCTACTGATATTTGATTATAGAGGGAATTCAAAGTTTGATGTTTCTATAACAGATGAAACTTCATGTGAGATAGATTACACTCACTTTCCTTTCCATTCTGATGGGAAGAAGATTGACAAAGCACCTGTGATTCGTTTAACATCAAGTGAGGAGTGTTCTTCTAACTCGGATTCCGACTCGGTTTCTAACTCGGTTTATGAAG AAACTAAAGATGACACACTGAAGAAGATGAAGCAGGGAAAGAGGAGGAGGCATGAAGGACCATATAATAAGTACACATACTAA
- the LOC115704161 gene encoding uncharacterized protein LOC115704161, translating into MHHWQRDSKNRLVKRVVTLGEIESVFEKLSIMEQEPNIAQEKTLLEYFSPISSNAPSCIVLPTTNATHFELKPSIIQLLPSFYGLEREDPYMHVKDFLDICSTFRFQNFSDESVKLRLFPFSLKDKAKAWLNSLPTGTITTWEQLFNKFLAKFFPMSKTDNLRREISEFYQKDNEEFYECWERFKDLLLKCPHHGFEKWRLVKYFYDGLTPSNRQMIQSMHTGKFLKLQGQEAWEALEELSVNSQQWNYSEPRSRANNSPKRGGKYEIKEETDLRTSFEKLARKVEALVISQNMNSHVQPKKDVFASTCHNDQSCPSFLETFSEEANALHSYGKPNDSPYSNTYNPNWRNHPNFSWRQNQPQMNQGNQFNMPNPNHTQPSQPYPPQRKPSLEDTLQQFMQSTQQIMQNQSQSIAKLETQLGQLANAVTEREKGRFPSQPVPNPKSQYEVGVPSHKEEAKSISTLRSGKQIAKPDYTPQVKKDQIQPQSSNTNDLSKDNDQILHSIPKAPFPQRLLPLKKGNQYSDILEVFKQVSINIPFLDAIKQIPAYSKFLKDLCTVKRNTNVPKKAFLTEQVSSIIQYKSLVKYKDPGCPTISCIIGDHFINKALLDLGASVNLLPYSVYKQLGLGELKPTSITLQLADRSVKIPRGIIEDVLIKVDKFYFPVDFIVLDTQPVENAHAQIPIILGRPFLATSNAIINCRNGVLKLSFGNMTVELNVFNVAKSVECEEIHEVNMINTENMFEMDMNESFETYAKMFGMCLNVDDFIHDVNSLLESTPLMDTEKWKAKIEPCIPLEHVESTPEPPKLDLKPLPDTLKYEFLGESNTYPVIIASDLDEKQETKLLDILRKHKKAIGWTMGDIKGISPNS; encoded by the coding sequence ATGCATCATTGGCAACGTGATTCTAAAAATCGTTTGGTAAAAAGAGTAGTAACTTTAGGTGAAATTGAaagtgtttttgaaaaattaagcataatggAACAAGAACCTAATATTGCCCAAGAAAAAACACTACTTGAATATTTTTCACCTATTTCATCTAATGCTCCATCATGCATTGTTTTGCCTACTACTAATGCCACTCATTTTGAACTTAAACCTTCAATCATTCAATTGTTGCCTTCTTTTtatggtttagaaagagaagaccCTTACATGCATGTAAAAGATTTCTTAGATATTTGCTCAACTTttcgttttcaaaatttttcggATGAATCGGTTAAGCTTAGGTTGTTTCCTTTCTCtttaaaagataaagccaaagCTTGGTTAAACTCACTTCCAACCGGAACCATAACCACTTGGGAAcaactttttaataaatttcttgCCAAATTTTTCCCCATGTCCAAAACTGATAATTTAAGAAGAGAAATCTCTGAATTTTATCAAAAAGATAATGAAGAATTTTATGAATGTTGGGAAAGATTTaaagatttattattaaaatgccCCCACCATGGTTTTGAAAAATGgagacttgtaaaatatttttatgatggtTTAACCCCTTCCAACCGACAAATGATTCAATCTATGCATACcggaaaatttttgaaattacaaGGGCAAGAGGCTTGGGAAGCTCTTGAAGAATTATCTGTTAATTCACAACAATGGAATTATTCTGAGCCTAGGTCTAGAGCAAATAATTCACCCAAAAGAGGAGGaaaatatgaaattaaagaagaaactGATTTGAGAAcatcttttgaaaaattagcaAGAAAAGTAGAAGCCTTAGTCATAAGTCAAAATATGAATTCTCATGTTCAACCTAAAAAAGATGTTTTTGCTAGTACTTGTCATAATGATCAATCATGTCCTTCTTTTCTTGAAACATTTTCCGAAGAGGCTAATGCATTACATTCATATGGTAAACCAAATGATAGCCCATATTCAAACACATACAATCCTAATTGGAGAAACCATCCCAATTTTTCATGGAGACAAAACCAACCACAAATGAACCAAGGAAACCAATTCAACATGCCAAATCCGAATCATACCCAACCAAGTCAACCTTACCCTCCACAAAGAAAGCCTTCCTTAGAAGACACTTTACAACAATTCATGCAATCCACCCAACAAATTATGCAAAATCAATCTCAATCCATTGCCAAACTTGAGACACAATTGGGTCAACTTGCCAATGCCGTAACTGAGAGAGAAAAAGGGAGATTTCCTAGTCAACCCGTCCCAAATCCTAAAAGCCAATATGAAGTAGGAGTCCCAAGTCATAAAGAAGAAGCCAAGTCTATTTCAACACTTAGGTCCGGAAAACAAATTGCCAAACCCGATTACACACCTCAAGTAAAAAAAGACCAAATCCAACCTCAAAGTTCCAACACAAATGACTTGTCAAAAGATAATGATCAAATTCTTCATTCCATTCCAAAAGCTCCTTTTCCACAAAGATTACTTCCACTCAAAAAAGGCAATCAATATAGTGACATCTTAGAAGTGTTCAAACAAGTAAGTATCAACATCCCATTCTTAGATGCCATTAAACAAATTCCTGCCTACTCCAAATTCTTGAAAGACCTTTGCACTGTTAAAAGAAACACTAATGTTCCAAAAAAGGCATTTTTAACTGAACAAGTTAGCTCCATAATTCAATATAAAAGCCTTGTGAAATATAAAGATCCTGGTTGTCCAACAATTTCATGCATCATTGGTGATCATTTTATTAACAAAGCTTTACTTGATTTAGGAGCTAGTGTGAATTTATTGCCTTATTCTGTTTATAAGCAACTTGGTCTAGGAGAATTAAAACCAACTTCTATAACACTTCAATTAGCTGATCGTTCAGTGAAAATTCCTAGAGGTATTATAGAAGATGTTTTAATTAAAGTGGATAAGTTCTATTTTCCTGTTGATTTCATTGTTCTTGACACTCAACCTGTTGAAAATGCTCATGCTCAAATACCCATCATTTTAGGTAGACCATTTTTAGCTACATCTAATGCAATTATCAACTGTCGTAATGGTGTATTGAAATTATCTTTTGGAAACATGACTGTTGAATTGAATGtttttaatgttgctaaatctgTTGAGTGTGAGGAAATACATGAAGTAAACATGATTAACACGGAAAATATGTTTGAAATGGACATGAATGAATCTTTTGAAACTTATGCAAAAATGTTTGGAATGTGTTTAAATGTTGATGATTTTATTCATGATGTCAATTCTTTGCTTGAATCTACCCCATTAATGGATACTGAAAAATGGAAAGCCAAAATTGAACCATGTATTCCATTAGAGCATGTTGAGTCAACTCCTGAACCACCAAAGTTAGATCTCAAACCTTTGCCCGACACTttgaaatatgaatttctagGAGAGTCTAACACTTATCCCGTTATCATTGCATCTGATTTAGATGAAAAACAAGAAACAAAGTTGTTAGATATCCTTAGAAAACATAAAAAGGCCATAGGTTGGACCATGGGAGACATTAAGGGAATTAGCCCAAATTCG
- the LOC115697059 gene encoding B3 domain-containing transcription factor VRN1 produces the protein MTSFCFFKIHDDYSMTQWALPPKFVRLQGHTLAETVSFVLPCSHKWKIGLVSKDGKLYLKEGWPEFVKHYQLSYGYMLKFTYGGRSKFNTSIYDTSTCEIDYTRFSSPNFTREKSDTEGMSKKAKAENHTTKNWKQSRHVGAYNTYEGTKAYEEASRFPSKHPVFRRILRTDKCHRYKQQLPEQFIRSYLEPKTQQVTLKVGTKQWTVTLLNCSSGFSFCAGWSKFLAANSLCTGDACVFEVLKRKPAKLRVTIFRNDDV, from the exons ATGACTAGTTTTTGCTTTTTCAAGATTCATGATGACTATTCAATGACACAATGG GCACTTCCACCAAAGTTTGTGAGGCTGCAAGGACACACATTGGCCGAAACTGTATCGTTTGTTCTTCCATGTAGCCATAAATGGAAGATAGGTTTGGTTTCCAAAGATGGCAAGTTATACCTCAAAGAAGGATGGCCGGAATTCGTAAAGCATTATCAGCTATCTTATGGATACATGCTGAAATTCACCTATGGAGGGAGGTCAAAATTTAATACATCTATCTATGACACAAGCACTTGCGAAATTGACTATACACGTTTTTCTTCTCCAAATTTCACAAGGGAGAAGTCTGACACAGAAG GCATGTCCAAGAAAGCTAAAGCTGAAAATCACACAACCAAGAATTGGAAGCAGAGTAGGCATGTAGGCGCGTATAATACTTACGAAGGTACCAAAGCTTACGAAGAAGCTAGCCGCTTTCCTTCAAAGCATCCTGTTTTCCGCAGAATTTTAAGGACTGACAAATGCCATCGTTATAAACAG CAACTTCCAGAACAATTCATTCGGAGTTATCTTGAACCAAAAACACAGCAAGTAACACTGAAAGTGGGGACCAAACAGTGGACTGTGACTCTTTTAAATTGCAGTTCTGGGTTCAGTTTCTGTGCAGGATGGTCCAAATTTCTGGCTGCCAACTCCCTATGCACAGGGGATGCTTGTGTTTTTGAGGTACTGAAACGGAAGCCAGCAAAACTAAGAGTGACAATTTTCAGAAATGATGATGTTTAG
- the LOC115698004 gene encoding B3 domain-containing transcription factor VRN1 isoform X1, with amino-acid sequence MASFKFVRVVGSENSKMQLALPIKFVKLYGDSLASFASLVLPCGHTWKIGLVRRDNKIFLQKEWPKFVQHYGIIKINSHLLIFDYRGNSKFDVSITDETSCEIDYTHFPFHSDGKKIDKAPVIRLTSSEECSSNSDSDSVSNSVYEAKFMISAETKDDTLKKMKQGKRRRHEGPYNKYTY; translated from the exons ATGGCTAGCTTTAAGTTTGTCAGGGTTGTTGGGAGTGAAAACTCAAAGATGCAACTG GCTCTTCCAATCAAGTTTGTAAAATTGTATGGAGATTCATTGGCCAGTTTTGCATCCCTTGTTCTTCCATGTGGCCATACATGGAAGATTGGTTTGGTTAGACGTGATAAcaagatatttttacaaaaagagTGGCCAAAATTTGTTCAACATTATgggataattaaaattaatagtcATCTACTGATATTTGATTATAGAGGGAATTCAAAGTTTGATGTTTCTATAACAGATGAAACTTCATGTGAGATAGATTACACTCACTTTCCTTTCCATTCTGATGGGAAGAAGATTGACAAAGCACCTGTGATTCGTTTAACATCAAGTGAGGAGTGTTCTTCTAACTCGGATTCCGACTCGGTTTCTAACTCGGTTTATGAAG CAAAGTTTATGATTAGTGCAGAAACTAAAGATGACACACTGAAGAAGATGAAGCAGGGAAAGAGGAGGAGGCATGAAGGACCATATAATAAGTACACATACTAA